Proteins from a genomic interval of Bremerella sp. JC817:
- a CDS encoding DUF1559 domain-containing protein, which translates to MKRTARVGFSLLDAIVGTCVLVLAVAIALPALKMASADAAKQTCTNNLKTLSSAFQQYSGIRQGFPPRRTGLGGKLPFGGWGVQIIPFIEPELADAFNPDYDYYDPINQDVSRQTVDAFLCPASPKDRKLVVTASASVSSRNTDRASVFSFEPGLNDFISSNGMRMPSTGYGVNWPSGTRGNRHQAMTDDVTVPFHLVSDGLSNTLLIVEKAGLPDPWRVGKMTGEGSPLGAELSRGAWAGFGSIQFSAFDRETGEDRGKGDASDCAVNCNNFFGIYGFHPEGANILLCDGSVRFVTPELDGLTFARLTTRDDGQPIDPTSF; encoded by the coding sequence ATGAAACGCACTGCCCGCGTTGGTTTTTCGTTGCTGGACGCAATCGTCGGAACTTGTGTGCTTGTGCTGGCAGTCGCCATCGCTTTGCCTGCATTAAAGATGGCATCGGCCGACGCCGCGAAGCAGACCTGCACCAATAATCTGAAGACACTCAGCAGTGCCTTCCAGCAATACAGTGGCATCCGCCAAGGCTTTCCGCCTCGTCGAACGGGTCTCGGCGGCAAGCTTCCCTTTGGTGGTTGGGGCGTGCAAATCATTCCCTTCATCGAGCCGGAGTTGGCCGATGCCTTCAACCCGGACTACGACTATTACGACCCGATCAATCAGGACGTCAGTCGCCAGACGGTCGATGCGTTCCTTTGTCCTGCTTCGCCCAAAGATCGCAAGCTGGTCGTGACCGCGAGTGCCTCGGTTAGTTCGCGAAACACCGACCGGGCCTCGGTCTTCAGCTTCGAGCCTGGTCTGAACGACTTCATTTCCTCGAACGGCATGCGAATGCCCAGCACCGGCTATGGCGTGAACTGGCCTTCGGGCACGCGTGGCAATCGTCACCAGGCGATGACCGACGATGTTACCGTTCCGTTTCACCTGGTCTCGGACGGGCTCTCCAATACGCTGCTGATCGTCGAAAAAGCTGGCCTGCCGGATCCATGGCGTGTCGGCAAGATGACCGGCGAAGGTTCCCCGCTGGGGGCCGAGCTTTCGCGCGGGGCGTGGGCTGGCTTCGGGAGCATTCAATTCTCGGCCTTCGACCGCGAGACGGGCGAAGATCGCGGTAAGGGAGATGCGTCCGACTGCGCGGTGAACTGCAACAACTTCTTCGGCATCTACGGATTTCACCCCGAAGGAGCGAACATCTTGCTATGCGACGGCTCAGTTCGTTTTGTGACGCCAGAACTTGACGGGCTCACCTTCGCCCGACTGACGACTCGCGACGATGGCCAGCCAAT
- a CDS encoding DUF1559 domain-containing protein, translated as MPKTQPRRRGFTLVELLVVIAIIGVLVALLLPAVQQARETARRMQCTNNLKQMGVALHNYHDTFLAFPIGQLKHNHFGNDWDPTVWSAAILPFMEQQTVYERIQQEWAARNWEFDRGSDGVGATVIQAYVCPADPGPEKQQEYHQDMAKSNYKGCLGSSLPADNDYARSTVNGMFGTNFSTQMRDVIDGTSNTICVGEVDSAKNLTGRYATCWVGTDHVGWHDRALGLADDAYPINKFGGSRPYRAYGSFHVGGANFLMVDGSVRFMPDVISGTLYEAFGTIAGGEVATVQ; from the coding sequence GTGGTGATTGCGATCATTGGGGTGCTGGTTGCCCTGTTGTTGCCGGCGGTGCAACAAGCCCGCGAAACCGCCCGGCGCATGCAATGCACTAACAATCTGAAACAGATGGGCGTGGCGCTGCATAACTATCACGATACCTTCCTTGCCTTTCCCATCGGGCAGTTGAAGCATAATCACTTCGGCAACGACTGGGACCCAACGGTCTGGTCGGCCGCGATTTTGCCCTTCATGGAACAGCAAACCGTTTACGAACGGATCCAGCAGGAGTGGGCCGCTCGCAACTGGGAGTTCGACCGCGGTTCGGACGGTGTCGGCGCAACCGTGATTCAGGCGTATGTCTGCCCTGCTGACCCAGGCCCAGAAAAGCAACAGGAATACCACCAGGACATGGCCAAGTCGAACTACAAAGGCTGCCTCGGCAGTTCTTTGCCAGCCGACAACGACTACGCGCGTTCAACTGTGAATGGCATGTTCGGCACGAACTTTTCGACTCAGATGCGAGATGTGATCGACGGCACCTCGAACACCATCTGCGTTGGCGAAGTCGACTCGGCCAAGAACCTGACGGGTCGCTATGCGACCTGCTGGGTGGGGACTGATCATGTGGGCTGGCACGACCGAGCCCTGGGGCTGGCGGACGACGCCTATCCGATCAACAAGTTTGGCGGCAGTCGGCCTTATCGTGCTTACGGTTCTTTCCATGTTGGTGGAGCGAACTTCTTAATGGTGGATGGCAGTGTGCGTTTCATGCCAGACGTGATCAGCGGCACGCTTTACGAAGCGTTCGGCACCATCGCCGGCGGTGAAGTGGCGACCGTGCAATAG